One window from the genome of Papilio machaon chromosome 6, ilPapMach1.1, whole genome shotgun sequence encodes:
- the LOC123721083 gene encoding uncharacterized protein LOC123721083: MKPPSDTFICPRKSISFCPRKLDSNTQIKTIYPQQFKIYNVCSPVLQPKEIKLLQKLLKSRAVYDDTRNQVCESLTSINGKCVKNLSPCEAQKIKAIVQFINNVDKGSAMLPIKDRKQTCCNEKTSCTRPCSRERSVRSQEPCAEVTPEKPRKQTNVFIKRVVKKCCNRTTCVQVQAIESIDDDSRSAKGKSSCDTKDIMKCFPLEKDLLNSLPKECRNFVKSCTKLDCTKGNDLKMPYIARCCIKKKLCDEKPLVQVKSSKNIGCQKEITCRKASQAKISLFKKGTHTDPFPKGGCCAKVKAKLKPKPCMSTRSLNSIINSTEKICGKQCPRKAILKKCDVCKCNKKTQTKKVAKKDVKQNAKGKNAKKNASCIKLNVEDNKKDNTSAIVCVKMFKDERNPNCSPPKSETFRLDTYLDKSRPACPTAVYKCRKNNTKPKCRSQSCNTLEENQYTCVPTKMKKHKKGKCPGEKCGTCPGKHKHECPAKEKCEKRCCTAKKHETCPAKPPKCQVVRIGSNFSFHIEFYKNRTKERRPTKCNKKSCKNKGSFTKCEPPLCKAHKFKSVATTTKPMCCSVCYCIKKNPQKSKPKPPKPAAPSFNPTSCSVCYCIKPGKRKPKSSCLKPTCCSVTAYKPSLATSESA, encoded by the exons ATGAAACCGCCTTCTGATACTTTTATTTGTCCTAGAAAAAGTATTTCGTTTTGCCCACGTAAGCTGGACAGTAATACACAAATCAAAACCATTTATCCTcaacagtttaaaatttacaatgtgTGCAGTCCAGTTTTGCAAcccaaagaaataaaattgcttcagaaattattaaagtccAGAGCCGTGTACGATGACACTAGGAATCAAGTTTGTGAAAGTCTGACTAGTATTAATGGTAAATGTGTGAAGAATCTGTCACCATGTGAAGctcaaaaaattaaagctaTAGTCCAGTTTATTAACAATGTAGACAAAGGCTCTGCCATGCTACCCATAAAGGATCGTAAACAAACTTGTTGCAATGAAAAAACATCATGCACACGGCCTTGCTCACGAGAGAGGTCCGTTCGGTCACAGGAGCCGTGCGCGGAGGTCACTCCCGAAAAGCCACGCAAACAgacaaatgtatttataaagcgAGTGgtcaaaaaatgttgtaatagAACTACGTGCGTGCAAGTTCAAGCAATAGAAAGTATTGACGACGATAGTCGTAGCGCTAAAGGTAAAAGCTCCTGTGATACTAAGGacataatgaaatgttttccCCTTGAAAAAGACCTGTTAAATAGTTTGCCCAAAGAATGTCGTAATTTTGTGAAAAGCTGTACGAAGCTAGATTGTACGAAAggtaatgatttaaaaatgccATATATTGCAAGATGTTGTATCAAGAAAAAACTTTGTGATGAAAAACCACTCGTCCAAGTGAAGAGTAGCAAAAATATTGGATGTCAAAAGGAGATCACCTGCAGGAAGGCATCTCAAGCTAAAATATCTCTGTTTAAAAAAGGAACGCATACCGATCCTTTTCCAAAAGGAGGTTGTTGTGCTAAAGTTAAAGCCAAATTGAAACCGAAGCCTTGCATGAGTACTCGCTCTTtgaattcaattataaatagtacAGAAAAAATATGTGGGAAACAGTGTCCAAGAAAAgctattttaaagaaatgcgatgtatgtaaatgtaataaaaaaactcaaacCAAAAAAGTGGCAAAGAAAGATGTAAAACAAAACGCAAAAGGAAAAAACGCTAAGAAAAATGCGAgttgtataaaattgaatgtcgaagataataaaaaagataatacaAGTGCGATTGTGTGTGTTAAGATGTTCAAAGATGAGAGGAATCCAAATTGTAGTCCACCGAAAAGCGAAACCTTTAGACTTGATACATATCTTGATAAATCGCGCCCAGCGTGTCCTACAGCTGTTTATAAATGCCGAAAAAATAACACCAAACCGAAATGTCGCTCACAATCCTGTAATACTCTCGAAGAAAATCAATATACGTGCGTACCAACAAAAATGAAGAAACACAAAAAAGGAAAGTGTCCTGGAGAAAAATGTGGAACGTGTCCAGGGAAACATAAACACGAGTGTCCagcaaaagaaaaatgtgAGAAGAGGTGTTGTACAGCTAAAAAACATGAGACCTGTCCAGCAAAACCACCGAAATGCCAAGTCGTTCGAATTGGTTCTAATTTTAGTTTCCAcatagaattttataaaaatagaacgaAAGAACGACGGCCGacaaaatgcaataaaaaaagctGCAAGAACAAAGGGTCCTTCACTAAATGTGAGCCACCGTTATGTAAAGCACATAAGTTTAAATCTGTTGCCACTACAACTAAACCGATGTGTTGTTCAGTATGTTActgcataaaaaaaaatccccaGAAGAGTAAACCCAAACCGCCCAAACCAGCCGCCCCAAGTTTTAACCCGACCTCTTGTTCAGTATGTTATTGTATAAAACCTGGGAAACGTAAACCTAAATCTAGCTGCTTGAAACCGACTTGCTGCTCA GTGACGGCCTACAAACCATCATTAGCTACATCTGAATCTGCCTAG